The following coding sequences are from one Schizosaccharomyces osmophilus chromosome 1, complete sequence window:
- the nop4 gene encoding RNA-binding protein Nop4 — MTTSSTLFVRNLAFGTKTDDLSNFFSNVGPIKHTVVVTNPETGENRGYGFVTFSMVEDAQRAIQELKNKKLNGRILRLDYAAHRKRTGPSEDKEKELKQVSNRKPEGPRKDNRPRLIIRNLPWSIKKPNHLEPYFEKFGKIREIRVPTKPGGQMCGFAFVWMQDREAAQKAMEAVNGTKLDGRLVAVDWALSKDAYESNATSQEEPDEASKENDESDQEEIEEDAESDTVAQHSSVVPENSDEEDLKKGEGEESEASDEELNPESESEDEVVHQKQNLGDTIFVRNILFECTEQQLYHHFRQFGPLAYAKIVKDPVTDKPLGRAFIKFRHEKDCNECLELAAQVPKADPTVAEQRLLPSVLVEENVDSDSVASRFLLNNRLLNVSKAVTREEAGDLTQKSIAERKLKLGKGVDRRHLFLLNEGRIGPGHPLFEKLPDTDKSLRSMSISQRKKLLETNPTLHLSLNRLSIRNMSRHIDHKMLAFLGRQAIRCFKEEVEKGLRQDLSDEEKSRDKDQFIKRGKTGSVLKQAKVELEKSGAGRSKGYGFLQFVSHKYALMALRWLNGREVTVRKIIQDEIEWARSHKLPEPEMPTVDFNDRPRRLIVEFAIENIKVVKRRQEKEITFRDKAKQMREKKEEEAVQLKRKRKDSSGDDSEKEKKVKVARIIQQKRMKRRQRKN; from the coding sequence ATGACTACCAGCAGCACATTGTTTGTGCGAAACCTTGCGTTTGGGACGAAGACAGATGatctttcaaatttcttttcaaatgtCGGTCCTATCAAGCACACGGTAGTTGTTACCAATCCGGAAACAGGGGAAAATCGTGGTTATGGATTCGTTACATTTTCGATGGTTGAAGATGCGCAACGCGCAATtcaagaattaaaaaacaagaaactAAACGGTAGGATTCTACGTTTGGATTATGCTGCTCACCGTAAACGTACCGGTCCCTCTGAggacaaagaaaaggaactGAAGCAAGTCAGTAATCGAAAGCCTGAGGGTCCTCGAAAGGATAACCGTCCTCGATTGATTATTCGTAATCTTCCTTggtcaataaaaaaaccaaatcaTTTGGAACcttactttgaaaaatttggaaagatTCGAGAAATTCGAGTGCCCACAAAACCTGGCGGTCAAATGTGTGGTTTCGCGTTTGTATGGATGCAAGATCGTGAAGCTGCCCAAAAGGCTATGGAAGCTGTCAACGGTACTAAACTTGATGGCCGTCTCGTTGCTGTTGATTGGGCTTTGAGTAAGGATGCTTATGAGTCGAATGCAACATCACAGGAAGAACCCGATGAAGCttctaaagaaaacgaTGAAAGCgatcaagaagaaattgaagaagatgcaGAGAGTGACACTGTTGCTCAGCATTCTTCTGTTGTACCCGAAAACAGTGACGAAGAAGACTTGAAAAAAGGTGAAGGAGAGGAATCAGAAGCATCTGACGAGGAATTGAATCCCGAATCTGAATCTGAGGATGAAGTTgttcatcaaaaacaaaatttggGCGACACAATATTTGTTCGTAATATCCTGTTCGAGTGTACCGAACAACAATTATACCATCATTTCCGTCAATTTGGTCCTTTAGCTTATGCGAAGATTGTCAAGGACCCTGTCACTGACAAGCCTTTAGGCAGAgcctttataaaatttcGACATGAAAAGGACTGCAATGAGTGTCTTGAATTGGCCGCCCAAGTACCAAAAGCCGATCCTACTGTGGCTGAACAACGTCTTTTGCCTTCGGTATTGGTGGAAGAAAATGTGGACTCGGATAGCGTGGCTTCTCgttttttgttgaacaaTCGTCTTCTTAATGTCTCAAAAGCTGTTACCAGAGAAGAAGCTGGAGATCTCACTCAAAAGAGTATAGCCGAGCGAAAACTGAAATTAGGAAAGGGAGTGGATAGGAgacatttgtttttgttgaacgAAGGACGCATTGGTCCGGGACATCCTCTTTTCGAAAAATTGCCAGATACCGACAAATCATTGAGATCTATGTCTATCAGTCAGCgtaaaaagcttttggaGACCAATCCTACTCTCCACTTGTCTTTAAACAGACTTTCGATTCGAAATATGTCTCGCCACATTGACCATAAAATGTTGGCATTTTTAGGTCGTCAAGCTATTCGCTGCTTCAAAGAGGAAGTTGAAAAGGGACTTCGTCAAGACCTCTCTGATGAAGAGAAATCTCGTGACAAAGATCAATTTATAAAACGCGGTAAAACCGGAAGCGTCTTAAAACAAGCCAAGGTCGAACTCGAAAAGTCGGGTGCAGGCAGATCCAAAGGTTATGGCTTTTTACAATTTGTTTCTCACAAGTACGCACTTATGGCCTTGCGCTGGTTAAATGGTAGGGAAGTCACTGTTCGTAAGATCATCcaagatgaaattgaatgGGCACGTTCTCATAAACTTCCAGAACCAGAGATGCCTACAGTGGACTTTAATGATCGACCAAGAAGACTGATTGTTGAGTTTGCCATTGAAAATATCAAGGTAGTCAAGCGCcgccaagaaaaagaaattacttTCCGCGATAAGGCAAAGCAAATGcgagaaaagaaagaagaggaagctGTACAGCTGAAACGTAAACGAAAGGATTCTTCAGGAGATGACAGtgaaaaggagaaaaaggTTAAGGTTGCTCGCATCATTCAACAGAAACgtatgaaaagaagacaacgaaaaaattaa
- the wtf11 gene encoding wtf meiotic driver (syntenic with wtf24 in CBS 15792), whose product MKNKYTPISDSDDSSKTLNDEKADSRSSPSDGTPPPYSASNKFIDLEMADGSAQNSAQDTVNNTRSSSMDKWQIIMYLLFFTSFVYIIFYAILLVLFFTSKVFVNAQTLWGLSAGCAASFALLLFAMTQMPKEWFTQAGRITKNVLSVMCISAICVCFLDVPGFAVYYAAKKFTGFEKINNNFFYVVCFVNFVLFLYSTMNANARERLRLVVVDIGNGIGNGINGLGNGINGLGHGLGNAVDHMFGNEAPRNEEIELQPLAEQRAEV is encoded by the exons atgaaaaacaaatatactcctatttcagattctgatgactcttccaaaacgctcaatgatgaaaaggcaGATAGTCGGTCGTCTCCCTCAGATGGTACGCCTCCTCCGTATTCAG cttcaaacaaatttattgatttaGAAATGGCTGATGGATCCGCTCAAAATTCCGCCCAAGATACTGTTAATAATACTAGGTCGAGTTCGATGGATAAGTGGCAGATAATAATGtacttgttgttttttacttcttttgtgtatattatattttatgcTATTCTTCTTGTGTTATTTTTCACTTCCAAGGTTTTTGTGAATGCACAAACCCTTTGGGGGCTTTCTGCTGGCTGTGCAGCATCCTTTGCATTGTTACTGTTTG CAATGACTCAAATGCCTAAAGAATGGTTCACGCAAGCTGGAAGAATAACCAAAAACGTATTGTCAGTTATGTGTATCTCAGCAATATGTGTGTGTTTTCTCGATGTTCCCGGTTTCGCCGTGTATTATGCTGCAAAGAAGTTCACAGGgtttgaaaagataaacaataattttttctatgttgtttgttttgttaactttgtcttgtttctttattcgACGA TGAATGCAAATGCGCGTGAACGACTTAGATTAGTAGTCGTCGATATAGGAAACGGTATAGGAAACGGCATAAATGGCTTGGGAAACGGAATAAATGGCTTGGGACACGGCTTGGGAAATGCTGTGGATCATATGTTCG gaaatgaagcACCTCGTaacgaagaaattgaacttCAACCTCTTGCTGAGCAAAGGGCTGAAGTTTGA
- the erb1 gene encoding WD repeat/BOP1NT protein Erb1 yields the protein MQTGLQKRKSRSNQLAKDTDEKQRSKNVAEDISAETDNGGNKNSSSKMNTENQDSEEEAEIPTIDAEIDDENENVEESPSDFSTPELSEDDYENPEEDEQELDDEIDAGYSSDSSTENAPGGLYPSPDDDNLYINYDIDGKKITRPATPAALDSLISSIDKDKGWTGIVDPTTGQPVNLTTEELELLKRLAQSQVPDENFDPYPDYDDFFTKDVQLTPVSSAPEPKRRFAPSKHEEKRILQLAYAIRKGHILTPAQRTEQDKEHRSEFADRDLWDDDEEATVSKQLDYAPAPKLPPPSHEESYNPPEEYLKKDSKKYPSLRLVPAYSNLIKERFERCLDLYLAPRVRRSKLNIDPESLLPKLPSPSELRPFPTRCTNVYIGHKGRVRSISAHKDGIWLASGGDDGVLRVWEILTGRCVWKCALDGFGNVRDAESDTEDTEKANKSSIIQSLAWGPLSEVPVLAVGVDETLYFITPPLFSSEQMENSKEHFTSNPYQESSAVWHRGSKKSLNLNGAIVHATVNTSYSIKSLSWHRRGDYIATCSPIASGRAVLIHQLSRGASQSPFSKSRGSVQSIAFHPTQPYLLVATQRYVRIYNLVKQELVKTLLSGVKWISSISVHPSGDHLIIGSYDKRICWFDLDLSSKPYKTLRYHTRAVRDVSYHPTLPLFCSASDDGDVQIFHGRVYNDLLASPLIVPLKILRNHKVVDNVGVLSSSWHPREAWLFTSGASGEIRMWT from the coding sequence ATGCAGACTGGTTTGCAAAAGAGGAAGTCACGTTCCAACCAATTGGCAAAGGATACcgatgaaaagcaaagatcAAAAAATGTTGCCGAAGATATTTCAGCGGAGACAGATAATGgaggaaataaaaattcctCATCAAAGATGAATACTGAGAATCAGGATAGCGAAGAAGAAGCGGAAATTCCTACTATTGATGCAGAAATTGATGATGAGAATGAGAACGTAGAAGAGTCGCCAAGTGATTTTAGCACTCCAGAACTGTCTGAAGACGACTATGAAAATCCGGAAGAAGATGAGCAAGAATTAGACGACGAGATTGATGCTGGCTATTCTTCCGACTCTTCCACTGAAAACGCGCCAGGAGGATTATATCCATCTCCTGACGATGATAATCTTTACATAAACTACGATATagatggaaagaaaatcacACGCCCTGCAACACCAGCTGCGCTTGATTCTTTGATCTCGAGTATCGATAAAGACAAGGGATGGACAGGTATTGTCGATCCAACGACCGGTCAACCTGTGAACTTAACCACTGAAGAACTTGAGTTGTTGAAGCGTCTTGCCCAATCTCAAGTCCCAGACGAAAACTTCGACCCATACCCTGACTATGACGATTTCTTCACAAAAGATGTTCAACTTACTCCGGTTTCTAGTGCTCCTGAACCGAAAAGACGTTTTGCTCCTTCCAAACACGAAGAAAAACGTATTTTGCAACTTGCTTATGCTATTCGTAAAGGTCATATTCTGACACCTGCCCAACGAACTGAACAGGATAAAGAGCATAGATCAGAGTTTGCTGATCGTGATTTGTGGGATGATGACGAGGAAGCTACAGTTAGTAAGCAACTTGATTATGCACCTGCTCCCAAGCTTCCCCCTCCATCTCATGAAGAGAGTTACAATCCTCCTGAAGAATACCTCAAGAAGGATTCTAAGAAATATCCTTCATTGCGCCTTGTACCTGCTTACAGCAATTTAATTAAGGAGCGTTTCGAAAGATGTTTGGACCTTTATTTAGCTCCCCGCGTTAGACGATCTAAGCTTAATATTGATCCCGAATCTCTTCTTCCCAAATTGCCTAGTCCTTCTGAATTGCGCCCTTTCCCTACTCGCTGCACTAACGTTTATATTGGTCACAAAGGTCGTGTACGTAGTATTTCTGCACATAAGGATGGTATTTGGCTGGCTAGTGGTGGTGACGATGGTGTCTTACGAGTTTGGGAAATCCTCACTGGCCGTTGCGTTTGGAAGTGTGCTTTGGATGGATTTGGAAATGTGCGAGATGCCGAGTCTGATACAGAGGACACCGAAAAGGCTAATAAATCTTCCATCATCCAATCTCTTGCTTGGGGTCCTCTTTCCGAGGTACCAGTCTTGGCTGTCGGAGTTGATGAAACCCTTTATTTCATTACTCCTCCACTTTTCTCTTCTGAGCAGATGGAAAACAGTAAAGAGCATTTTACTTCGAACCCGTATCAAGAATCCAGTGCTGTTTGGCATAGAGGTTCTAAGAAAtcattgaatttgaatgGTGCCATTGTTCATGCAACTGTCAATACCTCATACTCTATCAAATCTTTATCCTGGCATCGTCGTGGTGATTATATTGCTACATGTTCCCCAATTGCATCTGGCCGTGCCGTACTTATTCACCAGCTTTCAAGAGGAGCTAGTCAATCTCCTTTCTCGAAATCTCGTGGTTCTGTTCAATCCATCGCTTTTCATCCAACCCAACCCTATCTTTTAGTAGCTACCCAGCGTTATGTTCGGATTTACAATCTTGTCAAGCAAGAACTTGTGAAAACGCTTCTCTCGGGTGTTAAGTGGATTTCTAGTATCAGCGTACATCCCAGCGGTGACCATCTCATTATTGGATCTTATGacaaaagaatttgttGGTTTGATTTGGATCTTTCTTCTAAACCTTACAAGACACTGCGCTATCATACCCGCGCTGTTCGTGATGTTTCTTATCATCCCACATTACCTTTGTTTTGTTCTGCTTCGGATGATGGTGATGTTCAAATTTTCCATGGACGTGTCTACAATGATTTGCTCGCTAGTCCTCTAATTGTTCCGCTCAAAATTTTACGCAATCATAAAGTTGTCGATAACGTTGGAGTTCTTTCGAGTAGCTGGCATCCCCGAGAGGCTTGGCTATTCACTTCTGGTGCTAGTGGTGAAATTAGAATGTGGACTTAG
- the pxl1 gene encoding paxillin-like protein Pxl1 has product MQNPVVGLPRFERRLTGPRAAPGTTSGVPPSLPRVSTSGFSSSGNEDVEKKQIESPINIDAHSLPSAKKITNIGSTSSQLDRSSPSKQHRVRFAFPENLNFNRRPSPPITYNDRHLPHHTFPSVPFIEQGSAFDSDAIESSSNVEPVSNTDQHPQHYPFDSYKSSNDHSRPIPRKLPSTKQLPIVSAHHINAETSSLESHQDTTGDEDFASGPSSASKQFNRILPMPPVQFSCSGPANKSHLHRSNSEKSCYACGLSLRAGRIITAANKKMHPNCFQCATCSQKLEHVGFFFRDDNFYCHLDYHEQFSPRCKYCTTPIEDRAIHIGNDWFHENHHFCAGCSENFRENSPCIFRDDLYWCQNCYDNKYAVKCKKCRKPILGVSVNGIDGEYHHDCWNCGVCNRLLGDDGYFVIEGTPICRSCKAISVKFNLQ; this is encoded by the exons ATGCAAAATCCTGTTGTTGGCTTACCAAG ATTCGAGCGTCGTTTGACGGGTCCTCGGGCTGCCCCAGGTACTACTTCTGGTGTTCCTCCGTCGTTGCCTAGAGTGTCTACTTCTGGTTTTTCGTCTAGCGGAAACGAAGACGTGGAGAAGAAGCAGATAGAATCTCCTATTAATATCGATGCTCACAGCCTTCCATCggcaaaaaaaataacaaacaTTGGATCTACTAGTTCTCAACTCGATCGCTCATCGCCTAGCAAACAACATCGGGTCcgatttgcttttccagAGAACTTGAATTTCAATCGACGTCCTTCCCCTCCAATCACTTATAACGATCGTCACCTACCTCATCACACATTCCCTTCTGTACCATTTATAGAGCAAGGAAGTGCTTTTGATTCAGATGCAATCGAGAGCTCTTCCAACGTTGAGCCGGTATCGAACACTGATCAACACCCTCAACATTATCCATTCGACTCTTATAAATCAAGTAATGATCACTCTCGACCAATCCCTAGAAAGTTGCCTTCCACCAAACAGCTTCCTATAGTCTCTGCCCATCACATAAACGCTGAAACTTCCAGCTTGGAATCGCATCAAGATACCACCGGCGATGAGGACTTTGCATCTGGCCCTTCCTCCGCTTCCAAACAATTTAATCGTATTCTTCCCATGCCTCCCGTACAGTTCTCTTGCTCTGGTCCTGCTAATAAATCCCACCTTCACCGCTCCAATTCAGAGAAGTCTTGTTACGCCTGTGGCTTATCCCTTCGTGCTGGTCGTATAATCACTGCTGCAAATAAGAAAATGCATCCTAATTGCTTTCAATGTGCTACTTGCTCTCAAAAATTAGAGCATgtaggttttttttttcgcgACGACAACTTTTATTGTCATTTAGATTACCATGAGCAATTTAGTCCACGCTGTAAATATTGTACGACTCCTATAGAGGATCGGGCAATTCATATTGGTAACGACTGGTTTCATGAAAATCACCACTTTTGTGCTGGCTGTTCAGAAAACTTTCGGGAAAACAGCCCATGTATATTTCGCGATGACTTATATTGGTGTCAAAACTGTTATGATAACAAATATGCTGTTAAGTGCAAGAAATGCAGAAAGCCTATTTTAGGGGTAAGCGTCAATGGAATAGACGGTGAATATCACCACGATTGCTGGAATTGCGGTGTTTGTAATCGTTTACTCGGTGATGATGGTTATTTTGTCATAGAAGGCACACCTATTTGTCGCTCTTGTAAAGCAATTTCTGTCAAATTCAATTTACAATGA
- the asn2 gene encoding asparagine synthase: MCGILFALSPGGIEGLSASYVPCLRERICARGPDAFGKFQHKIAGWNLEYECSVLHLRGPCDNPTIQPHVDDDGNVLCWNGEIWQMGGETGFDSLECCNENDGSKLFRILKENDHDVERVLRMIQGPFAFVYYQKSTNTLWFGRDRLGRRSLLYHQEQERFVLASVSHGKDFQEVPPGFYAFTLQDNHPLSLAQPFPSSFIPFQLLPLSIDIPTFSNIETPVDTFYAQLMESLKDRVLTIPHNNNPQTKTVDPRLAVLYSGGVDCGVIARMIHEILPSSEPVDLINVAFENPRFMDTFATVDDDGCSTSVSDPYNACPDRQTGLQGWKELMTICPSRVWNFIAVNVPYTEASKQKDLVTSLIYPNDSIMDFSIGLAFYFASKGKGLLLQSFDDLPNISTCSPYKTPAKVLFSGLGADEQLGGYMRHLRAFERKGMQGLDEELKLDIERIPHRNLGRDDRIMSNQGKEVRYPFLDERLMALLSKMPTSSKMRLDLAGGDKLILRELARKLQSPLVGQEKKRAIQFGSKAAKMESGTGRTSGKKKL; the protein is encoded by the exons ATGTGCGGGATTCTCTTTGCACTATCGCCGGGTGGAATTGAGGGACTCTCAGCTTCGTATGTACCATGTCTCCGTGAGCGCATTTGTGCCCGAGGTCCTGATGCATTTGGAAAGTTTCAGCATAAAATCGCAGGATGGAACTTGGAATATGAATGTAGCGTTTTACATTTGCGAGGGCCGTGTGATAATCCAACAATTCAGCCACATGTGGATGACGATGGCAATGTACTGTGCTGGAACGGTGAAATATGGCAGATGGGTGGTGAAACAGGATTCGACTCATTGGAGTGCTGCAATGAAAATGATGGCTCAAAGCTTTTTAGaatattaaaagaaaatgatcaTGACGTTGAAAGGGTTTTGCGCATGATTCAAGgtccttttgcttttgtttattatcAG AAATCTACAAATACATTGTGGTTTGGAAGGGATCGTCTTGGAAGACGTTCGTTGCTTTACCATCAAGAACAAGAACGGTTTGTGCTTGCTAGTGTCAGTCATGGCAAAGACTTTCAGGAAGTGCCACCTGGATTTTATGCATTCACGTTACAAGATAATCATCCTTTGAGTCTTGCTCAAccctttccttcttctttcatacCCTTCCAATTGTTACCCTTAAGCATTGACATCCCTACTTTCTCAAATATTGAAACTCCTGTGGATACTTTCTATGCCCAGTTAATGGAGTCACTTAAAGACAGGGTTCTTACTATACCACACAATAATAATccacaaacaaaaactgtAGACCCCCGACTGGCAGTACTTTACTCCGGTGGTGTCGATTGCGGAGTTATAGCGCGCATGATTCATGaaattcttccttcaaGTGAACCGGTTGATTTAATTAATGTCGCTTTCGAAAATCCTAGATTCATGGATACTTTTGCAACTGTTGACGATGATGGTTGTTCCACCTCTGTATCAGACCCTTACAACGCCTGTCCCGATAGACAAACCGGTTTACAAGGATGGAAAGAATTAATGACCATATGTCCAAGCCGAGTTTGGAATTTCATTGCTGTAAACGTTCCTTACACTGAGGCTTCTAAGCAAAAGGATCTTGTTACAAGCTTAATATACCCCAATGACTCGATCATGGATTTTTCTATAGGTCTAGCTTTCTATTTCGCTtctaaaggaaaaggattgCTACTACAATCATTTGATGACTTACCAAACATTTCCACCTGCTCGCCTTATAAAACCCCTGCCAAGGTATTGTTTAGTGGTTTAGGAGCCGACGAACAACTGGGCGGATATATGAGGCATCTTAGagcttttgaaagaaaggGCATGCAAGGGCTTGATGAGGAATTGAAGCTTGATATTGAACGAATTCCTCACAGAAATCTTGGTCGTGATGACAGAATCATGTCAAACcaaggaaaagaagtaaGGTACCCGTTCTTGGATGAAAGACTTATGGCTCTACTAAGTAAAATGCCTACTTCCTCAAAAATGCGTTTAGATTTAGCGGGAGGTGATAAGCTTATTTTACGAGAATTGGCTagaaaattacaaagtCCCCTAGTTGgccaagaaaaaaaacgagCCATTCAATTTGGTTCAAAGGCTGCCAAAATGGAATCGGGAACTGGTCGCACCtctggaaaaaaaaaactgtAA
- the vps901 gene encoding GEF Vps901: MDNGSSNEQLANSKVNEQTKASQDGGEEKPLIKLDDNLDVQKLAYEQHNKKHDPEVFSGNNTEHHDEEKADNALEEKQATYDKAEAQNDAVEGVPSTSNGYSETEIGEPVFDFHRFLEQLRSSPAEPVAKYLKSFLSEFLKRRWSVSYQVKLIQDFLAFIGEKIEQYEPWVSGSQAEIDNAKEGMEKLVSNRLYARLFSPEIAKSGMPLSSEHSDDVEEDHILSQKMELFQWVREEHLDIKRAKSSSKFFRLAADELQRINDYHAPRDKIICLMNCCKVIYSYLRNVVREESADAFVPVLIFVLLKAHPEHLVSNIQYIQRFRSPEKLSGEVLYYLSTLMGAMSFIQTLDTNSLTISEEEFNVEIEKSLKKMEPKTIKERENLLSVSSNTQEGSQMPNETKSSIQQEMSNLQIENEITSPGESSSRPRSTSKSLSFVPESWLKTLSSGLNDNDQQETEDDPYLNVGERPPYKVSRKYSSSSARMPKQRIPDTLENDIPPNNALREAKNASLETVEVERIRSREKAEAVAALQAMFPAFDTEVIEVVLNAQKGKLTSSIDSLLEMS, translated from the coding sequence ATGGATAACGGTTCGTCGAATGAACAATTAGCAAATAGCAAAGTAAATGAGCAAACTAAGGCGTCTCAGGACGGCGGCGAGGAAAAGCCATTAATTAAATTGGATGACAATTTAGACGTCCAGAAACTTGCTTATGAGCAacataacaaaaaacatGATCCAGAAGTATTTTCTGGTAACAACACCGAGCATCAcgacgaagaaaaagcgGATAATGCATTAGAGGAGAAGCAAGCTACTTATGATAAGGCAGAAGCACAAAATGATGCTGTAGAGGGTGTTCCAAGCACTTCAAATGGCTACAGCGAGACGGAAATAGGTGAACcagtttttgattttcatcGTTTTCTAGAGCAGCTTCGTTCAAGCCCTGCCGAACCTGTTGCAAAGTATCttaaaagctttctttcggagtttttgaaacgaaGATGGTCTGTAAGTTATCAAGTCAAGCTCATTCAGGATTTTTTGGCCTTCATTGGAGAAAAGATCGAGCAATATGAGCCATGGGTTTCTGGATCACAAGCAGAAATCGATAACGCCAAAGAAGGCATGGAAAAGCTAGTATCAAACCGCCTCTATGCTAGGTTATTTTCGCCAGAGATTGCCAAGTCCGGCATGCCTCTGAGCAGTGAACACTCTGAtgatgttgaagaagatcaTATTTTATCtcaaaaaatggaattGTTTCAATGGGTTCGAGAGGAACATCTTGATATTAAAAGGGCAAAGTCTAGTTCTAAATTTTTCCGGCTCGCGGCAGATGAACTGCAACGTATAAATGACTATCATGCTCCTCGAGACAAAATTATATGTTTGATGAATTGCTGCAAAGTAATATATAGCTACTTACGAAATGTCGTCAGGGAAGAATCTGCCGATGCGTTTGTTCCGGTTTTAATATTTGTTCTCTTAAAAGCACATCCAGAACATCTCGTATCAAATATTCAGTATATCCAACGATTCCGCTCTCCTGAAAAACTTTCTGGAGAAGTACTATACTACTTATCTACCCTTATGGGAGCCATGTCTTTTATTCAAACGTTGGATACAAATTCGTTGACAATTTCCGAAGAAGAGTTCAACGTTGAAATTGagaaatcattaaaaaaaatggaacCAAAAACGATAAAAGAAAGGGAGAATTTACTTTCTGTTTCATCAAATACCCAAGAGGGTTCACAAATGCCCAATGAGACCAAGTCAAGTATTCAACAAGAAATGTcaaatttgcaaattgaaaatgaaattacaAGTCCAGGCGAAAGTTCAAGTCGGCCGCGATCGACGTCAAAATCTTTATCGTTTGTACCCGAATCCTGGCTTAAGACTTTGTCCAGTGGTTTAAATGACAACGATCAGCAAGAAACTGAAGATGACCCTTATCTTAACGTAGGAGAGAGACCGCCTTATAAAGTCTCTCGTAAGTATTCCTCATCTTCAGCTAGAATGCCAAAACAAAGGATTCCTGATACACTTGAAAATGACATTCCTCCTAATAATGCTCTTCGTGAAGCAAAAAATGCTTCTCTAGAAACGGTAGAAGTAGAACGGATACGATCCAGGGAGAAAGCGGAGGCAGTTGCCGCGCTTCAGGCAATGTTCCCTGCTTTTGACACTGAAGTTATAGAAGTTGTACTTAATGcgcaaaaaggaaaattgaCTAGTTCTATTGATTCTTTGTTAGAAATGAGCTAA